The Chitinophaga pinensis DSM 2588 region TACCAACATCAATTATAATAATTCTATATCTGTTTGATATAGCAGCATTCTTTGAGGGGACAATTTTTTTAAGGGACAATAGAATATGTGTTTTTGACAGCTTGCTTTCAATTGCTGTTAGTGGTATGCTTTCACCTATACTTAATATAACATAATTAGTCTTTTCTTTTCATTTTGCAGTGTTGTAAACTTTTTTTTAAACATCCCCCCAGAAGAGTGGTTATTTCAGAACATCCGGTTACAGCCCTCTGTGGCTGTAACCCTTTTTTGTGAAGTAAGGAGAGTAAGAACATGAACAGGAGAAGCGCACTACGTAAACGACTGCAGCATACAGAACGGGAGCTACGGGCAGCCAGGCTGGAATTAAAACAAACCCGGGACAACTATCAGAACATGGTAGAGGAAGTGAAAGACTATGCCATATTGTTAATGGACATAGACGGCAACATCCTCAACTGGAATAAAGGCGCGGAGAAGATTAAAGGATATACAGCCAGCGAAATCATCGGAAAAAATTTCCGCTTATTTTATACTGCCCGGGACAGAGCAAGTCTGGTACCGGAACAACTCCTGCATTCAGCAGTAAAAGATGGCCGCGTACAACATGAAGGATGGCGGGTACGGAAAGACGGAGCGCTCTTCTGGAGCAATGTGACCATCACTGCCATACATAACCGCGATGGACAGGTTACCGGCTTTCTGAAAATAACCCACGACCTCACCGACAAGCGGCTGGCAGAAGAAAACAGCCGCCTCTACACAGAGAAACTGGAGATAAAGAACAGCGAACTTGAACAATTCACCTATATTGCCTCGCATGACCTGCAGGAACCCTTACGTTCTATCAGCAGCCTGGCAGAAATGATCTCAGAACAGTATCACGGCAAACTGGACGAAACAGCAGATACCTACCTGCATTTTATATTACAGTCAGTAAACCGCATGAGTCAGCTGATCAAAGGATTGCTCGACTATTCCCGCCTGGGGAAAGCAAAACTGGACCCCCAGGTAGATTGTAATGTGATCATGGAAACAGTGCTTGCGGACCTGCAATCAGCAATCAAAGACAGTAATGCGATCATTAACGTAAAACAGTTACCTGTACTGAGTGCTTACCCGATGGAACTGAAACTCCTGTTTCAAAACCTTATCAGTAATGCCATCAAATTCAGAAAAAAGGATCAACAACTGTATGTAAACATTTCAGCCTGCCTGACAGATGATGGCTGGATCTTCCAATTTCAGGACAACGGTATCG contains the following coding sequences:
- a CDS encoding sensor histidine kinase; translation: MNRRSALRKRLQHTERELRAARLELKQTRDNYQNMVEEVKDYAILLMDIDGNILNWNKGAEKIKGYTASEIIGKNFRLFYTARDRASLVPEQLLHSAVKDGRVQHEGWRVRKDGALFWSNVTITAIHNRDGQVTGFLKITHDLTDKRLAEENSRLYTEKLEIKNSELEQFTYIASHDLQEPLRSISSLAEMISEQYHGKLDETADTYLHFILQSVNRMSQLIKGLLDYSRLGKAKLDPQVDCNVIMETVLADLQSAIKDSNAIINVKQLPVLSAYPMELKLLFQNLISNAIKFRKKDQQLYVNISACLTDDGWIFQFQDNGIGIDQRFSDKIFEIFQRLHSKSAYEGTGIGLAHCKKIVAMHNGRIWVDSIPGEGSKFYFIISV